A part of Antechinus flavipes isolate AdamAnt ecotype Samford, QLD, Australia chromosome 6, AdamAnt_v2, whole genome shotgun sequence genomic DNA contains:
- the COMMD9 gene encoding COMM domain-containing protein 9 yields the protein MAAEAQVDFSALQSLLKASSKDVVRQLCQESFSSSALGSKKLLDITCSSLSVTQEEADQLIRALHRLTRLAAYQDLTTGEEILALFPENFHQNLKNLLTKIIMEHVPAWRKEAQANQISLPRLVDLDWRVDVKMASDSITRMAVPTCLLQMKIQEDASLCGDKPAISAVTMELSKETLDTMLDGLGRIRDQLSAVANK from the exons GCCTCCTCGAAAGATGTCGTCAGACAGCTGTGTCAGGAGAGCTTTTCCAGCTCAGCTCTTGGCTCCAAGAAACTCCTGGACATCACTTGTTCCAGTTTGTCAGTGACCCAGGAGGAGGCAGATCAA CTGATCCGTGCCCTGCACCGCCTCACCAGGCTGGCGGCCTATCAGGACCTGACTACCGGGGAGGAGATTCTTGCTCTCTTCCCTGAAAACTTCCACCAAAACCTCAAAAACCTGTTGACGAAAATCATCATGGAGCACGT GCCTGCATGGAGGAAGGAGGCCCAAGCCAATCAAA TCTCCTTGCCTCGACTCGTTGACTTGGACTGGAGAGTAGATGTCAAGATGGCGTCCGACAGCATCACCCGAATGGCCGTGCCCACCTGCCTGCTCCAGATGAAG ATCCAGGAGGATGCCAGCCTGTGTGGGGACAAGCCCGCTATCTCAGCCGTCACCATGGAGCTGAGCAAGGAGACGCTGGACACCATGTTGGACGGCTTGGGCCGGATTCGGGACCAGCTCTCGGCTGTGGCCAATAAGTGA